ATGTAATCTCTTGTGGTCGAATGGCTGATTCATTATTGCATAAACTAAAAGAAGCCGAAAAACTAGCTGCGCTTGGGATTAGAAAATGTATGCTTGAATCTGAGAAAAATATTTGGTTATATACCTTTTCTGATCCCGTTACAACTGCTGCTAGAGTATCAGAAAGTTTAAAGATATCTCCGGCTACTGCTCGAAAAGGGTTAAAAACTTTATCCGAAGCGGGTCTACTATATACAGATGAGATAACCAAGAGGAACAAAAAGTTTCGCAATTATGACTTAATGCGGATATTAAATTGAATTCAACATGTTTGCTTTAGGTACTTCAACACTAGATAAAAGAGATTTGAAATGTCGTAAAGACAAATCGAATCTCTTTTAATCTTTAAATTAAGTGCGACAAATTCCGCGAAGATCGAGTATCTGGGGTCTCACAACCCCAAGCCCTCACAGAACCGGACTTGCCCTATAAGGCATCCGGCTCTTCACTTCACCATTCACAGACGTAGCTTTTACCTGCGCCAAGCTCAACTATCAAAATATTCTTGGCACATTTTGCACACTATGGTAAAGGAGGCTCTTTCCAAAACTAACATCGTTCCAATCGGTGTAATTGACAAGCTGACAATATGGCTGGCATAATTCTAACCCATCCTCGCCTCCATAGCCTTAACCAAAAAACCATTCAGCATCTTCTGATACTCCCCATGCACCTGAGCATCAACCTTGGCCAGCAGATTCATCTCATAACTCAGTTCATTGTAAACTTTCTCCAAGGCCTCATAGCGAAAAGCGATTTTAGAGGTAAGCAGCTTGATCTGGACAGCCGCCAACTCATTGCTCACCCTTTGGTAGCTTTTCAAATTCGAGTTTTGCGCCAGCTTCTGATGTTCCAGGACCTTTTTCTCTAAATCCTGCTGCAGCTTTTGCTGTGACCTCCGCAATTCATCGCTTTCTTTTTTCAGGCGGTTCACCTCCTCAGCCAGTTGGATCGTCTTCTCACTTTCCTCAGCCAGGTTTTTTTGAAGATCGGCCTGTTCCTGTTTAGTCTGTTTTAGCTCATTAACCACCTGCTCCAACTCCCGGGTCGTCATACTTTCCAGGTCCATGTCGCTGATTAATTGCACCCGGTCTTCTTCAGGCACTCCCAGGAGAATCAAGGCATGGGTGTAGTTCAAATTCGGCAGCTTCCCGTCCTGGGCCCCGTCTTCTGCTAAGGCGGGCCCCAGACTCCCGTAAGCGTCATAGAGGAGCATCAATTTTTCCGCTCTTCTCTGGGAAAAGCCGACTTCCTCTTTCAGCCATGTTCCCCATTCCCCATACTTGATCTGACTCTTAGCCTCTGCCAGCCGCCGTCCGATTTCGACAAAGTTACTCAGCACTATTTTTTTCGTCTGTTCTTTAATGATATTGATTTCAGCCGCGATTAAAGGCAGTGTACGCTCCGGCATGAGATCCCCCATATTATTCCCAAGTCCTTTCTCTTTGTTTTAATATAATATGGGTTTACCCAGTAAGGGTGACAACTTACTCCAGAAGGGCATGTCCGAGAATCGTCCGCGCGGACGATTCTCGGACATGCCCAGACCTCTGCTGAAGGCTATTCGGAATCAGGGCTTTCATCTTTAATGGTTATGACTTTGAGACCGGAAGCCGGCTCTTCATCCATGAATTGGGTTTCTCCCTCCTGCTGTGCTTTTAACAGGATATCCAGGGCATCTGCAACTTTTGCCGCCAGCTTAAAATACATGATTTTATAATCCATCATTGCCGTCTCTACCCCCTATTTCAAGCAGAGGCAAGGCTCCGGGGGCAGAACCCGGGCCTGCCGTCTGCTCTTATAGGGGAAATCAAAAAGCGCATGCGAGGTCTTTTTCACCCTACACATGCGCTGTGCTTCGTTATTTGCTGAATCCTAAACACCCAGTTCTTTCCGCTGCCTGGGTCAGAATAGGCTGAATCTCCTGCTGCGTGAAGCCGCACAGTCTGCTCCCTGCCAACATCTTATTATACTCCCTTCACCTGCCACATACACCTTGCTTGTGCACAAACGGGCAACATTGTATAATAAACATGTCGTCGTGGACAGTCTGTTACGTGTAGGTGCTACCACACCTGCGCGTGCCTGGAAGTGTTAGCGCACTTTCAGGTCACGGCGACTTTTTAATTTCCACCTATTCCTAATTATAGCTTTTTTGAAGTGAATTGCAAGGTATGGAGAGGAAATCACTCTTTCTTCTCCTCATTTTAATGAGTTATTATGCCTTCATCTTTAAGATCTTTATAGCTAAACCAAAGTACCCCCTTTTCCTTTTTCATGTGTATCCCATTGAAAATCCCTATGGCGTTTTCCGCTGCCATAAATTCATCCGTCATTTCATTTTCTCCCCTTCTCCTTGTTATTCAGCGTTGCTTGAAGATGAATTCATGGAATTGTTAATCTCATTTCCAACTGAAACAAAATTCGATGTGAACACGTCCAGCAGTTCATCACTAGGCTGATCTATATACCATTGATTATCCACCTTAGTCAGCTTGATATCGATAGTTTTTTCCAGGAAGGATTCTTTTACAGTCTCCTTCTGGGTTTGCATGGCAGAAACAAACATTTGCCCCATATCTTCATCGTTCATCTCGACCCCTGTGAAGGCTAAGGATAAGGCTTTGGACAAAACGTCTCCAAGAGTAGCCTTAAGAACCGGCCCCCCATCTACATATTTGAAATCCACAGTGACTGTAGCCTTATCATTTTCTATTTTCGACTCTTTTACAGCGTATGTGATTTTAGCTGCATTTTCTTTGCAGTAGTCTATAAAATACTTCTGATACTGATTTTTACTCCCTTCCCCATTATCTTTCATTACATCGCTGATCTTTTCTTTACCATTTGAGTCCGTGGGAGTAACCATTTCAGCCATTTGGGCTAGATCAAACTTCTTTCCAGCATCAATAAAGCTGGAGACCGTCGATTCCGGCTTGGGAGAATTGGCACACCCCACCAAAAAGAAAATACCAATAAATAATAAACTTATTAACCTACGCAACTTCTCACACTCCTCCATAACTCCTTCATTCTTTTGAACAATACTTTACCATTTACAACGACAAAATTTTAGTAAGTAAAAAGTTGTCCATATCAACTACTATATTCTAGATTGCCAGCGAAACATGTCGAAGTAGTGAATATATGTTAAAAATTTCACTATTCCAATAAAAAGTTTCTTCAGCGCCACCACAGCAAAAAAGACGCCAATTTAGCGTCTTATTAAGGCTTACTTCCACAAGCAAAGCTTGTTTGATTAGGGAACTCCTTAAAAAGCAATTTGTCTTTTTCTTCTCCTTCTCTCTTTTCTTCCCCCAGCTCTCTTTCTTTAGCATGGGCTCCGTAGTTAAAAAGCAAGACGAGTGACAAAGCAACTAAATATATAAGAACGAATTTCATTCTATTGCCCT
This Desulfosporosinus orientis DSM 765 DNA region includes the following protein-coding sequences:
- a CDS encoding DUF4878 domain-containing protein — encoded protein: MRRLISLLFIGIFFLVGCANSPKPESTVSSFIDAGKKFDLAQMAEMVTPTDSNGKEKISDVMKDNGEGSKNQYQKYFIDYCKENAAKITYAVKESKIENDKATVTVDFKYVDGGPVLKATLGDVLSKALSLAFTGVEMNDEDMGQMFVSAMQTQKETVKESFLEKTIDIKLTKVDNQWYIDQPSDELLDVFTSNFVSVGNEINNSMNSSSSNAE
- a CDS encoding DUF3102 domain-containing protein, with product MPERTLPLIAAEINIIKEQTKKIVLSNFVEIGRRLAEAKSQIKYGEWGTWLKEEVGFSQRRAEKLMLLYDAYGSLGPALAEDGAQDGKLPNLNYTHALILLGVPEEDRVQLISDMDLESMTTRELEQVVNELKQTKQEQADLQKNLAEESEKTIQLAEEVNRLKKESDELRRSQQKLQQDLEKKVLEHQKLAQNSNLKSYQRVSNELAAVQIKLLTSKIAFRYEALEKVYNELSYEMNLLAKVDAQVHGEYQKMLNGFLVKAMEARMG